Proteins found in one Brevibacillus brevis genomic segment:
- a CDS encoding MurR/RpiR family transcriptional regulator produces the protein MSHMLNGGLVSLQAILDQLKPSERKVADYILAHPEDVVKLSVQKLAEYSGVSEATIIRLARSLNMKGYQELKLRVAGDLTKQTAMGSYQEIMMEGSVESIMQAVSWNNIQSIQDTLSVLSNEEVKKAVDVLSVARKIDVYGVGASAVIADDIRQKFSRINLWCEAYSDFHAQLTSAVTLTEKDVVIGISYSGQTEDIIQSLTEAKQQGATIITLTKFGPSPVAELANIRLFTSSVEKSIRSGAMASRIAQLNVIDILFITMISRMQERVIPLLEKSRLAVSRTKRSST, from the coding sequence ATGTCACATATGTTAAATGGAGGGCTTGTCAGCCTGCAAGCAATCTTGGATCAATTGAAGCCTTCGGAGCGAAAAGTCGCTGATTATATCCTGGCTCACCCGGAAGATGTCGTGAAGCTATCTGTCCAAAAATTGGCGGAATATAGTGGGGTATCCGAGGCGACGATTATCCGTTTGGCTCGCTCTCTTAATATGAAGGGATATCAGGAGCTAAAGCTGCGCGTCGCAGGAGATTTGACGAAACAGACGGCGATGGGCAGTTATCAGGAGATCATGATGGAGGGTTCAGTTGAATCGATTATGCAAGCGGTTAGCTGGAACAATATTCAATCCATTCAGGATACGCTCTCTGTCTTGTCCAACGAAGAAGTAAAGAAAGCAGTCGACGTGCTGTCGGTTGCCAGGAAGATCGATGTTTACGGCGTCGGTGCATCGGCGGTCATTGCTGACGATATCCGGCAAAAATTTTCGCGGATTAACTTGTGGTGTGAGGCTTATTCGGATTTTCACGCACAATTGACGTCGGCAGTCACTTTAACGGAAAAAGACGTAGTCATCGGCATATCTTATTCAGGACAGACCGAAGACATTATTCAATCGTTGACGGAGGCCAAGCAGCAGGGAGCGACCATCATTACCCTGACCAAATTCGGTCCCTCGCCAGTAGCCGAACTAGCCAACATTCGGTTGTTCACCAGCTCGGTAGAAAAAAGCATTCGCAGCGGAGCAATGGCTTCACGCATTGCTCAATTGAACGTCATCGATATTTTGTTTATTACCATGATCAGCAGGATGCAAGAGCGAGTCATTCCCCTGTTGGAAAAATCAAGGCTTGCTGTTAGTCGAACGAAACGCTCATCGACGTAG
- a CDS encoding TspO/MBR family protein — protein sequence MRLVHNSLLFLAGVVLYSLGGLAFPDGGAWHDSLAKPDGTPPIYLFRIIWLILYALIAWSLLILIRTKQIDRELLLLYGINWFFHQLFFVLFIGYQLLVLAALDTILVMYSTWVLIRAIRPHHKIASSLLIPYFMWSVFAMCLTIGFCLRNL from the coding sequence ATGAGATTGGTGCACAATAGTCTTCTATTTCTTGCGGGAGTGGTCCTCTATTCACTGGGTGGTCTTGCTTTTCCAGACGGTGGGGCCTGGCATGATTCTCTGGCCAAGCCCGATGGAACACCGCCAATCTACTTGTTTCGCATCATCTGGCTCATTTTATATGCACTCATAGCATGGTCCTTACTCATCTTGATTCGAACGAAGCAGATAGACCGTGAGCTTTTGCTCCTCTATGGAATCAATTGGTTTTTTCATCAACTTTTTTTCGTGTTGTTTATCGGTTATCAACTGCTCGTGTTGGCTGCGCTGGATACCATTCTGGTGATGTATTCCACATGGGTACTCATTCGCGCCATTCGTCCCCACCACAAAATCGCATCCTCGCTGCTCATTCCCTATTTCATGTGGAGCGTGTTTGCGATGTGTCTCACGATTGGCTTCTGCCTACGCAACCTGTGA
- a CDS encoding serine hydrolase domain-containing protein — protein sequence MDDLELLLQGWVDSGLLPGAALRIVRDRRIWYACDVGTTSIAKDQPVTPNTMFDLASLTKVTATLPAILLLVQEGVVALDDQIGQFFPDCPADKKRITLEQLLAHTSGMPADLAERRRDSEIDLPELLYAQELIHEPGAQVVYSDLGMIWLGLVIEQVTGERLDQFVTRRIFTPLGMTHTVFCPNRHIYRNIASTEYCSLTNDYMTGEVHDEKAFAMGGVAGHAGLFSTADDLCRYAMSWLYQEPRILASEWYELAIRNHTEQAGGSRGYGWELNQASTTLSCGSGLHRRSFGHTGFTGTSMWIDPEQQFAVIFLTNAVHLGRNHQLRQLRPILHDAVTAQLLQT from the coding sequence ATGGACGATCTGGAGCTGCTTTTGCAAGGATGGGTGGATAGCGGTTTGCTCCCGGGAGCTGCCTTGCGAATCGTGCGTGATCGTCGTATCTGGTATGCGTGTGATGTCGGAACGACGAGTATTGCCAAAGACCAGCCAGTGACGCCGAATACCATGTTTGACCTGGCGTCGCTCACCAAAGTGACGGCGACGCTGCCTGCTATCCTCTTGCTCGTGCAGGAGGGAGTGGTAGCGCTGGATGATCAGATTGGTCAATTTTTTCCCGATTGTCCCGCTGACAAAAAGCGGATCACACTCGAACAGCTGCTTGCGCATACCTCAGGAATGCCGGCAGATTTGGCAGAGAGAAGGCGCGATAGCGAGATCGATTTGCCAGAGCTGTTGTATGCGCAAGAATTGATTCACGAGCCTGGGGCCCAGGTAGTTTACAGTGATTTGGGCATGATCTGGTTGGGCCTCGTTATCGAGCAAGTAACAGGAGAGCGCTTAGACCAGTTTGTTACCCGGCGCATCTTCACCCCATTGGGTATGACACATACGGTTTTCTGTCCGAACCGACATATTTATCGGAATATTGCGTCTACTGAGTATTGTAGCCTGACCAACGACTACATGACAGGAGAGGTTCATGATGAGAAAGCATTTGCGATGGGAGGGGTTGCGGGACATGCTGGACTTTTCTCAACAGCGGACGATCTTTGCCGATACGCGATGAGCTGGTTGTACCAAGAGCCTCGAATACTTGCGAGCGAATGGTACGAACTGGCGATTCGCAATCATACAGAGCAAGCAGGAGGGAGTAGAGGGTATGGCTGGGAGCTCAATCAAGCGTCCACGACCTTGAGCTGTGGAAGCGGCTTGCATCGTAGGAGCTTTGGGCATACAGGCTTTACTGGAACCAGTATGTGGATCGACCCAGAGCAACAGTTTGCTGTCATCTTTCTGACTAACGCCGTTCATCTAGGCCGCAATCATCAGCTTCGGCAATTACGACCGATATTGCACGATGCTGTTACGGCCCAGCTTTTGCAGACCTAA
- a CDS encoding amidohydrolase codes for METLLIKDCMIWTMVEGEKPFLGDIWIVDGRIAKIGPSLEEEADHVILAKNRLAMPGLINAHNHASMSLLRAFSDDLKLMDWLDKKMLPAEARMTREDVYWGTTLGIAEMIASGTTAFADMYVHMDAVAQAVLDSGIRASLTRGMVFLEDDGGRRMAEALDLIDNWTGTGDGRITTMLGPHAPYTCPPKPLQGVIELARKRQIPLHIHLAETIEEGEKIRAKYNQTPTEYLHELGMFADTHVLLAHAVHLNESDVALLRGMRGGVAHNPVSNLKLGCGIAPVRELIEAGVTVGMGTDGAGSATTLDMFSEIKAATWMQKLKHGDPTVLPAETALRMATIESAKLLAIDHEVGTLEAGKRADLILIDLDKPHLQPVHDIPALLAYSATGADVDTTIVNGKILMHQRQFQTLHWEEIKREATARASRLVEGL; via the coding sequence ATGGAAACGTTACTGATTAAAGACTGCATGATATGGACGATGGTTGAAGGAGAGAAGCCATTTCTCGGGGATATTTGGATCGTGGATGGTAGAATCGCCAAAATCGGACCATCCCTTGAAGAGGAAGCAGACCATGTCATACTGGCTAAAAATAGGCTAGCGATGCCCGGTCTCATCAATGCTCACAACCATGCCAGCATGTCCTTGCTGCGTGCTTTTTCCGATGATCTCAAGCTGATGGATTGGTTGGACAAAAAGATGCTCCCGGCTGAAGCCCGGATGACAAGAGAAGATGTCTACTGGGGAACAACACTGGGAATCGCGGAAATGATCGCTTCTGGCACGACCGCCTTTGCCGATATGTACGTGCATATGGATGCTGTTGCCCAAGCGGTACTTGATTCCGGGATACGTGCTTCCCTGACTCGCGGCATGGTCTTTCTCGAGGATGACGGAGGACGACGAATGGCCGAAGCCTTGGACCTCATCGACAACTGGACGGGAACTGGCGATGGCAGAATCACGACGATGCTCGGTCCGCACGCTCCTTATACGTGCCCGCCAAAGCCCTTGCAAGGAGTCATCGAGCTTGCCCGCAAGCGCCAAATCCCACTCCACATCCATCTGGCCGAAACAATTGAGGAAGGAGAGAAAATCCGGGCCAAGTACAATCAGACTCCCACGGAGTACTTGCACGAACTGGGCATGTTCGCCGATACGCACGTCTTGCTCGCGCATGCTGTTCATCTGAATGAATCCGATGTCGCGCTTCTTCGCGGGATGAGAGGCGGTGTCGCACACAATCCTGTCAGCAATTTGAAGCTCGGCTGCGGCATCGCCCCTGTCAGGGAGCTAATCGAGGCTGGGGTCACTGTCGGGATGGGAACAGACGGTGCCGGCAGCGCTACGACTCTCGATATGTTTTCCGAGATCAAAGCCGCGACTTGGATGCAAAAGCTCAAGCACGGTGATCCAACGGTACTGCCTGCTGAAACGGCCTTGCGCATGGCTACCATCGAAAGTGCAAAGCTGCTTGCAATCGATCACGAGGTCGGAACACTGGAAGCCGGAAAGCGAGCCGATCTCATCCTGATCGATCTGGATAAACCGCACCTCCAGCCTGTCCATGACATCCCTGCCCTGCTTGCCTACAGCGCAACGGGAGCCGATGTGGATACGACCATTGTGAACGGAAAAATTTTAATGCATCAGCGCCAATTCCAAACCCTCCATTGGGAGGAAATAAAAAGAGAAGCGACAGCACGAGCCAGCCGACTCGTCGAGGGCCTGTAA